The Microlunatus antarcticus DNA segment CCGGACGCGCGCGTGCTGGCCAGCGCGCTCACCGGCCAGACGGCACGGGCCGTCACCTGCCTCGTCCACGACGAGGTCGACGGCGACGCCGACGGGCTCGCGGAGTCGCTGGAGGAGACGTTCCGTGTGGGCACGACGACGACGGACAAGGTCGTGACCGTCAAGGCGAAGACCCAGCGGCTGGCCTGGGCGTACGCGCAGTACGCCGTCGCCAACGCGGGCCGCCACGGCGTGGTCACCGTCGAGGTGGACGACCGGGTCTGGACGACCGACCAGTTCTCGCTGCCCACCTGGGTCAAGCAGGGCGACGCCGGTCGGACCGTGCGCGTCACGGTCCGCTGAGCTCCTGACGCCGCAGACCCACCACGGGGGGTGCGGCGTCAGAACGTCGGATCACGTCGGGCCCACCCCCACCCGGTAGCTGCGGGTGTCGCTCTGCGCGCCGGTCGCGACGTTCGTCGCGCTGACGTCGAGGTAGCGCACCGCCGTGAAGTCCTTCGGCGGCGCGAACGTGCAGTCCGCCACCGTCGCGCCCGCCGCGAGCCGGCGCCGTTCGCACGACCAGCCCTTCGGGGCCGAGGCCACCGGCGTGCCGTCGTCCGTCCGCCAGCGGAAGGAGAGGTTCACCGGGGTCTGCTGGAGGTCCGAGGCACCGAGCTGGACGCGGACCTGCCCGCCCACCGCGACCTCGACCGACGCGCCCGTCGCCGGCGTCGCCGCGCTCCAGCGTGGCTTGTCGTCCACGTCGGGCACGGGGGTCAGGTCGACGAGCAGCAGCCGCTCGGTGCCCGCGTCGAGCCGTTGGTGGACCGGGAGCACGTCGGCGCCGGCCGGGGCGAAGGAGTCGACCCACCCGGTCAGGGGTCCGGCCAGGGTGTGCCGACGCAGGTCGGCGACGAACGGCTGGAGGGTCCCGCCGGTGGGTTCCTTCTGGACGATCGCGAAGCGGCCCGACGCCGAGGAGACGTGGCCGGGATCGGAGGAGGCGTAGACGCGGTAGCAGGTCGACAGTCCCGGCGGGCCGAAGAGGCTCACCGTGTTCGTGGCCGGAGACCACTGCCGCAGCGACGAGCAGCCGCCCGGGCCCGCCCCGACGTACGAGGACCCGTCCCGGGTCCAGTAGCCGCCGGTACCGCGGTACGTGGCGGGAGCCGACGCGCCGCTGCTCAGGTCGCGGTACCGGTAGGCGTCCGGGCGGTCGTCGCCGACGAGCAGGTACTGCCCGGTCGGGGACGCGACCGCGCTGCCGTCCGAGGTCCGGACCACCGTGCCGCGGGTGCGGTCCCACAGGGCCGTGCCTCGGCGGAGGTTGCCCAGCACCTTGTCGGCTCCGGGGCCGACGAACCGCGCGAAGTCGACGTACCCCGCGCGGGTCGGGAAGGCGGTGGACGAGCCGTCGGTGAAGTCGTGGACCAGCATCACGTTCGACCCGCCCCCGAGCACGTCCTCGCCGACCACCGCCGTGCCGTCGCGGGACCAGTCGTCGCCGAAGAAGACGTGGGGGTCGAGGACGTCGCACGCGGTGCCCGTGCCGAAGCAGGACCCGGTCTTCTGGTCGTACGAGGTCCGGCCGCCGGTCCACCCGGTGAAGCGGTGGTCCCTCGGAGCCCACTCGAGGAGCTGGACGTGCCGGTCGGGACCCGAGAGCGGCAGGCTGACGCCGCCGGCCCGGTCGTAGACGAAGCCGGCCTCGCGCGGGGCGTCCACCGCGGGGGCCGGGTGCGCGTCGGAACGACCGGTGAAGGACAGGTACCGCCCGTCGCCC contains these protein-coding regions:
- a CDS encoding TolB-like translocation protein, whose amino-acid sequence is MTRRRRWTLALLLCGVGAGILPVPAAVAAPAVDAGVGSVVADLGTVPYGTTRPGFSVDGAYYASLVVSGDRCDVHVYDLARKVQVGLTHAHVACGSGVRWAADADTLVWSVNAAGGDVTVYAWDADPGQVTVLAPDAHVYTVTGVSGDGRYLSFTGRSDAHPAPAVDAPREAGFVYDRAGGVSLPLSGPDRHVQLLEWAPRDHRFTGWTGGRTSYDQKTGSCFGTGTACDVLDPHVFFGDDWSRDGTAVVGEDVLGGGSNVMLVHDFTDGSSTAFPTRAGYVDFARFVGPGADKVLGNLRRGTALWDRTRGTVVRTSDGSAVASPTGQYLLVGDDRPDAYRYRDLSSGASAPATYRGTGGYWTRDGSSYVGAGPGGCSSLRQWSPATNTVSLFGPPGLSTCYRVYASSDPGHVSSASGRFAIVQKEPTGGTLQPFVADLRRHTLAGPLTGWVDSFAPAGADVLPVHQRLDAGTERLLLVDLTPVPDVDDKPRWSAATPATGASVEVAVGGQVRVQLGASDLQQTPVNLSFRWRTDDGTPVASAPKGWSCERRRLAAGATVADCTFAPPKDFTAVRYLDVSATNVATGAQSDTRSYRVGVGPT